One window of the Dreissena polymorpha isolate Duluth1 chromosome 5, UMN_Dpol_1.0, whole genome shotgun sequence genome contains the following:
- the LOC127882039 gene encoding type-1 angiotensin II receptor-associated protein-like, with the protein MNPPQITLKLIVFFHFIFTVWASQIGFLGPSYVYMNLFTMSLGVWSIVHHESAEPIFMFLLCHLFSILQDIILLGIYEPRAYNIYERDGVDATARNEYRFSLGMSIVNLIIKPVTAFLIYRIYGERGGSYGDFHIPGVGNLPSFNPGSPTRGAYEDIDTPPSAPSADEPNFNDQYNSPEKH; encoded by the exons TTGATTGTGTTCTTCCACTTCATCTTTACAGTATG GGCAAGCCAGATTGGATTTCTTGGTCCATCATATGTATACATGAACCTGTTTACAATGTCACTGGGGGTTTGGAGCATCGTGCACCACGAATCTGCTGAGCCAATCTTTATG TTCCTGTTGTGTCACCTGTTCTCCATACTTCAAGACATCATCTTGCTTGGAATCTATGAACCCAGGGCCTACAATATCTACGAGCGTGATGGTGTAGATG CAACAGCAAGAAATGAGTACAGATTTTCACTTGG CATGAGCATAGTGAACCTGATAATCAAGCCAGTCACAGCCTTTCTTATCTACCGGATATACGGAGAGCGGGGAGGTAGCTATGGTGATTTCCACATTCCAGGGGTGGGAAACCTGCCTTCATTTAACCCTG GTAGTCCAACACGTGGTGCCTATGAAGACATTGACACGCCCCCAAGTGCCCCCAGTGCAGACGAACCCAACTTTAACGACCAGTATAACTCGCCTGAAAAACACTAG